The DNA region TATAATAATACTAGTAATAGTAACTGCAGCAGCTAATCCTATTGTATTTAATAGAACAGTTAAAGTTCTTTCTCTAAAAAGTAAATCAAAAAAATTATCAATTCCCCAAGCCCTTATTAATAAGTATATCAGGGGTATAGAAAGGGCAATCGTTACCAGTATTACCGGGATTACTAGAAACAAAGAAGCCTGGAAAGGCCATAGAGACTGGCCCTTCCAGTATATTCTAGAAAATATATTTTCTTTTTTTTCTTCTCTAATTTTATTCATTATAATGCTCCTACATCAAATAATAATTCAAGAGTTCCTTCCAAATCTTCAATGGTATTTAGATCAATATCAGGGGTTTCAATTTCTTCCAATGGTAACAAGTGAGGTCTATCTGCTTCCATACCTAGAATAGTTGGATATTCGGCATTGCCATCAAGAAAATGCTGTTGAACCTCTTCTCTTAATAGGAAATCAATAAATTCTGCAACAGTATCATCTTTCTCACTTACATCCAAGACGCCAATACCAGCAATATTTATCATAGAACCTGCATCACTTGTAGTATAAAGATGACGTACTGGAAAATCTTCTCCTTGTTCAGCCATGAATCTAAATAAGTAATAATGGTTAACAAAACCAACATGTACTTCTCCACGACCAACTGCATCCACTGTAGTAGTATTGTTTCTATATTGTCTAGGTTGATTAGCTATAATCCCACGTAACCATTCTGCAGCGCCCTCTTCACCCTCTAGAACACGCAAGGCTGTTACAAAAGCCTGGAAAGAACCGTTTGTTGGTGCCCAACCAATCCTAGCTCTCCACTCAGGTGCCAGGAATCCCCAAATAGTATCTGGTAACTCATCTTCACTAACATAGTTTGTATTGTAAGCAACAACTCTAGCTCTACCTGAAATACCTAACCAGGAACCGTTATCTGCTCTAAATCTAGAATCAACTCGTTTAAGAAATTTGTTATCGATAGTTTGTAATCGATTATTAGCATCCAATGCACCTAAGGCACCTGCATCTTGTGCGAAATAAATATCAGCAGGGGTATTTTGCCCTTCTTCTAGAATAGCTGCTGCTAATTCTGCAGTATCACCATAACGTACATTTAATTGGATACCAGTTTCTTCAGTAAACATTTCAAAAACTGGACCAATCAAATTTTCAGATCTTCCAGAGTAGATAGTAATCTCATCCTGGCCAGCTAAAACAGAAAATGTAAAGACAGCAAAAATAGCAAAGACAGTAGCAATAAGTAAAATTTTGTTTTTTAAATTATTCATTATTAATTCCTCCATTATATATTATTCCTATTTGTTTTGTCAATTTTAAAACATTTTTTTGATAGTATCTAATAATACTATCTCTAATTCTTATTCCATATTTAAAATCACAATCCTAATTATATAATCTATGGTAGCTTTCAAACTATATAAGCTCTATTTCTTCTCCATCACTCCTTCCGTTGTAATATATGTAAAATGAAATTCATTCTCAATTAATTCTAAAATTTTTTGACTAAGCCATTTTATAAAGCAAATAATTAATTTAAATATAAGTTCTGTAAATGAAATTCATTCTCAAATAGAATTATATTATACTATCTTCTCATTGTCAAGCATTTTTTGAAAAATCTTATAGTATATTTAATATTATAATTATCTTTTTTCATTATCTGCAGATAAATCTTCTCTTTTAGCCTGATCCATAACTATTTTTAGGATTTTGCATATATATAGTATAAGTAACTATAAAAAAGGAGGCATAATAATGAAAGTAGGAATATTAACTATGTTCAATGGCTTAAGCTCAAGCTATTCTATAGTCAATGTAGTGGCAGAGCAATTGAAGATGTTACTTAATAACAATATAAAAACTAAAGTATTAGTAAGCGAACACTGCCCTGATAGTGAAAGAACGGGTATTTATGCAGATGAAAGAATTGAATGGCTTAAGGTCATTAACTCAATTGATGGGAAACAGCTTAAATGGGGTGATTATTCTGACCCGACTAAAAAAGTGCATAAAAACTTTTTCAAAGAAGCAGATGCCATAGCTGATGACCTGGTGAAGAAACTATCTGATCTTGATTTCTGTATTCTCCATGATATCCATTACCAGGGCTGGCATTTATTACACAATGTTGCCTTGAGAAAGGCTCAGGAAAAGTTGCCTAATATTAAATTTATCGCTTTTACCCATTCATTTCCTGACAATCGTCCACCAAAAGTAAGCTGGCCTTTATCAGCACGTTATACAGCAATGCCAAAAACTACCTATGTTTACCCTACCCTTTCAGGTATACCTGCACTAGCAAAGCAATATAATGTCCCCGAAGGAAAATGTAGAGTAGTTAATAATAGCTTTAATTTACTTGCTGATATGAGTGAAATTACTAAACTAATAGCTGATAAAACAAATTTACTGGCAGCTGATATCCTAATAGTCTATCCAGGACGTCTGACTACAGGAAAGAAATTTGATAAGGTTGCAGCCCTTGCAGGGGCTATAAGAAAAGAAACTGAGCTAAATGTCAAGATCATCTTCTGTGATTTCAAGTCATCAGATATTGAGCCTAACCTATATAAGACAATGATAAAAAAAGCAGGACATAAATTGGGTCTCGACTTAAAGAATATCTTCTTTACATCAGATTTAGCCTATCCAAATGGTATCCCTCGGGAAACAGTTTTAGAACTATTTACTTTATCAAACCTTTTTATCTGCCCTTCATTCTCAGAATCCTTTGGTTTAACAGTATTAGAAGCTGCAAGTAGAGCTAATTTTCTAGTTCTAAATGAAGCTGTTCCAGCTTTAGAGGAGTTAGGAAAAAAACTAAATGCTTATTTCATGAGATGGGATGCTCGCAATTTTGGCTTTGATACTAGTGAGAATTATCACCCTTCAGAAGAGGCTTATTATAAAGAACATGGTAATATAATAGTAAATCTAATGAGACAAAACCCAATTCTTGATGCTAAGACAAAGGTTAGAAAACGTTACAGTCCAGAGTGGATATGGAAGAATCAACTTGAACCTTTGTTGGAGTAGGTATTTAAAAGATAAAAATATTCATGCACAGAGATAAAGCCATAGGTTAAATCCTATGGCTTAAGATTTTAATTCTTTAGATTTTAAACCCATATATAAGCAATAATTATTGACCTTATCAATATCTAAATCTTCAAAAGCAAGATGATCATAATTACCTGCTTCAAACTGAAATTTCGAAAAAACTTTGTTTGTATGCCAGCAGTGAATATGGGGGTGATTATCAATTGTATCACATGCTGCACTACCATAATCAAGTTTTTGACCATCTATTTTAAACTGATCTACAAGATGATTAACCGCAATCTCACAGCTATACATGCTTGTTACACCTTTAAACCACCCAGGCCATTCTCCTTCATTATCTTTAAATTCATTAGTTAATAAATATTCAGCAATTGTCAATGTTAAACTGGCCACTGTTCTAACTAAACTGGCATTACCATAGTGAGTAGAACCAAGATTATGAATGCCTTGATGCCTAAAGCCAAAATGATCTGCTATCTTCCTTATATTTTCTCTTACTTGATCATTATTACTATAACCACCTATACCCACAGTGTATATATCAGGATAAAAAGAATTCCAAGCTGGAGTTAAAAATGTATCGGCATCAGTTCTTAAGATTAAGTCATAATCGTTTAAAAAATCTGCCTGGCTTCCCACTAAACAACTAATAGAGTTAATAAACCTATAAGTTAAAAATTCTTTTGGCTCTCTTAATATTTCATAATTTACTTTAATACAATCATCTGGCACCCATCTCAAAGCTTCTTTGGTTCCAAAGACAACTAAATCTGTATCTTTTGAATTAATATATTTATAAGATGTATATAAGGCTTTAAGCTGAAGCTGAAATCTTTTCTCATCCTCTACAAAGACAACCATAGCTCTTTTCAGTGTAATCCCACCTCCCTTTTAGAAAAGATATAATGATAATCTATCAGACTAGACTAAGAGATTTAATAAACTCTTCTGCGCTGTCATATTGTTTTTCTTTATTAGGGTTTACCCCTTTATATAAAATATCTTTCAAATCATTATCCAAAGTCTCTATATCCTTGTCAGGAGTCTTTGAAACAAAACCATTAATTAAATAGATACACATAAGTGCTGCCTCATATAAATCTTTATTCTTATATTTAGGGTTGTTTTCAATATAATCTATGCTTTTAGATATTCCAAAATCAATTATCTTAACCATATCTGGATTATCTTTTGCAATCAATACATTTTTGGGTAGTATATCATAATGTATAAATCCTTTATTATGGAGATGCTGTAGTCCTTTTAAAATATTTAAAGTAATGGCAATTGCTTTTTCTCTTCCTCTAATTTTTCCTTTTGAATGAAAATTCCAATGACCTATCCTCTCACCTTCACAAAACTCCATCACAATATAGGCCTTATCATCAAATAAAAAGTAATCATGAAATTTAGGTAAAAAAGTATTATCTCCATAAGTTCTCATAACAAATGCTTCATGTTCAGCCACTTTTATATTTGTTTGCTCTTTAATAGCAAAATTACGAATATCTCTTCCTAAATATACATGAGAAGAACATCCTTTTCCAAAAGGTTTTATATTTACTTTATAATTATTTAATAATTTACTTTCCAATTTTACCCCTCCATTTCTATAATATATTTCCTTCATGACAATATGTTACAAAAGATGGATTTCTATAAAAAATTACAAATTTTCTCGTCATGAATCAATAATTCACCAGTATAAGAACTAAGCTATATAATGTAATTTAACTTGAATTATGAGGTGTTATATGAATTCTAAAATATTAAATGGTTATAAGTTAATCACAAAGCCTATTGGGAGAGGCCAATTCGCCCGAGTCCATTTGGCTTATAAGCTTAAAAGTAAATGTAAAGTTGCTATTAAATCCTCCTCCCATATTAAAACTGCTAGAAAAGAAATGCTTGTAATGAGCAAATACGGCTCACACCCATTTCTTCCTAAAGTCTATGATTTTTTTGTAATAGATAATAGAGCCTATATAGTAATGGAGTACTTCCCTGGTACTAAGATTGGAAGATCTAATCACTATTCACAAGGAAACAAATACTGTAAAAAAGATGCCATTTTGATTACCTACAATCTTTTACAAGCATTAAAACATTTGCATCAAAATGGTTTTGCCCATAATGATATCTGGCCCAAAAATATATTGATTAATGATGATAATCCAGATAAAATAAAATTAATAGATTTTGGATTAGCAAGAACAATAAACAGTAAAAAAGGCATGAAAAGTAAAGATAAAGATCTTTATCGAATAGCACTAAATTGTATTTACCTTATTGACAATCCACTTTCAGAAGAACATTTGTATAATTTAGAAAAAATAAAAGACAATGATCTAAAAGAAATAATATATAAAGGTATTCATCCCGAAAAAGAGAAGAGATATCAATCAGCTTACGAATTTATGAAGAAATTATCACATTATATAAAAAAATAAACTAAGAATATATAGCAAAAAGCAAAAAAAATCCTATAAGATAATCATCTTATAGGAATTTCCTTATCTATTATTAACTAGGGACATTCGCTTATTATTACCTCACCATTTGTTACTTCGACTAAACCACTTTCATATATTGGATTTTCTAGGTCTGCATCTTCAAATATTTCCATTATAATAGTATCTGGAGTATCTGTAAGTGTCATTCTAAAGAACCTATTTGTTCCAGTTTCCGAAACTGCATCAAATTCTACCCCTTCACCAACAAGTACAACCTCTCCATCTAGACAGTTCATTTCTGTTATATCAGTAATATCTAAAAAAAGAATTTCAGGTGGAATCCCAACACTAGATTGATAGTAACTATCTTCGATATTTCCTGTTATCACTCCATCGCAATTACAAATTGGATCCTCATCACTTCCTATTTCAAAACTAATTCTTTCATCAGGATTATCACCTGTTAAAGCTCCTCCACTACCTTTAACACAACATTCATCTAAAGGTGGAGCAGTAGTTGTTGTTGTTGTAGTTGTAGTACTGGTGGTAGTAGTTGTAGTTGTAGTTGTAGTAGTAGTTGTAGTCGTAGTCGTAGTCGTCGTTGTTGTAGTTGTTGTAGTTGTTGTAGTTGTTGTTGTAGTAGTTGTAGTAGTTGTAGGAACTGGTATCTTCTCAACTGCACAGATACAATCAATTCTAATAAATACTCTACCACAATTAGTGCTTGCCAATTCTATATAAGAATCATTAACTATCCTTAAAACGCATCCAAGAAACTCACAACAGTTTTCTCCAGAGCTAATAATAATTCTCACTGGTCCATCATATGATAATTTATCTAATAGTTTTATAAATTCCTCATCTTTAGGCATACATCCAACACATTTTTTATCCAAAACTTCACCTCCTGTTATTTTGTTAATATATAATATTAATATATATTGAAATATGTTTATGATTTTTGTAAATTAATTAAATAAAATGTATAAAAACAAAAATCCAGGAGTAATTTTCATTTCACTCCTGGATTATAATTTTCTTCTTAATTATATTTTCAATTATTCATTCTAAACTTTATCTGATAAAGAAACCTTCTTTTTACTCATCATATATCCAGCAACAACTGCTGTAATAGGGATAGATATAATCAAACCTATACTACCAGCCAGCCCACGTACTACTTCTGTTGCTATCATATCCATATTTATAATCCTTAACCAATTAACCTCATACCTTTGAATCAACAATAGCAAATGAATTGATCCACCAACATAAGCTAAAATCAAAGTATTTGCCATAGTCCCCAT from Halanaerobiaceae bacterium ANBcell28 includes:
- a CDS encoding protein kinase, with product MESKLLNNYKVNIKPFGKGCSSHVYLGRDIRNFAIKEQTNIKVAEHEAFVMRTYGDNTFLPKFHDYFLFDDKAYIVMEFCEGERIGHWNFHSKGKIRGREKAIAITLNILKGLQHLHNKGFIHYDILPKNVLIAKDNPDMVKIIDFGISKSIDYIENNPKYKNKDLYEAALMCIYLINGFVSKTPDKDIETLDNDLKDILYKGVNPNKEKQYDSAEEFIKSLSLV
- a CDS encoding iron ABC transporter substrate-binding protein, whose translation is MNNLKNKILLIATVFAIFAVFTFSVLAGQDEITIYSGRSENLIGPVFEMFTEETGIQLNVRYGDTAELAAAILEEGQNTPADIYFAQDAGALGALDANNRLQTIDNKFLKRVDSRFRADNGSWLGISGRARVVAYNTNYVSEDELPDTIWGFLAPEWRARIGWAPTNGSFQAFVTALRVLEGEEGAAEWLRGIIANQPRQYRNNTTTVDAVGRGEVHVGFVNHYYLFRFMAEQGEDFPVRHLYTTSDAGSMINIAGIGVLDVSEKDDTVAEFIDFLLREEVQQHFLDGNAEYPTILGMEADRPHLLPLEEIETPDIDLNTIEDLEGTLELLFDVGAL
- a CDS encoding protein kinase, encoding MNSKILNGYKLITKPIGRGQFARVHLAYKLKSKCKVAIKSSSHIKTARKEMLVMSKYGSHPFLPKVYDFFVIDNRAYIVMEYFPGTKIGRSNHYSQGNKYCKKDAILITYNLLQALKHLHQNGFAHNDIWPKNILINDDNPDKIKLIDFGLARTINSKKGMKSKDKDLYRIALNCIYLIDNPLSEEHLYNLEKIKDNDLKEIIYKGIHPEKEKRYQSAYEFMKKLSHYIKK
- a CDS encoding glycosyltransferase, encoding MKVGILTMFNGLSSSYSIVNVVAEQLKMLLNNNIKTKVLVSEHCPDSERTGIYADERIEWLKVINSIDGKQLKWGDYSDPTKKVHKNFFKEADAIADDLVKKLSDLDFCILHDIHYQGWHLLHNVALRKAQEKLPNIKFIAFTHSFPDNRPPKVSWPLSARYTAMPKTTYVYPTLSGIPALAKQYNVPEGKCRVVNNSFNLLADMSEITKLIADKTNLLAADILIVYPGRLTTGKKFDKVAALAGAIRKETELNVKIIFCDFKSSDIEPNLYKTMIKKAGHKLGLDLKNIFFTSDLAYPNGIPRETVLELFTLSNLFICPSFSESFGLTVLEAASRANFLVLNEAVPALEELGKKLNAYFMRWDARNFGFDTSENYHPSEEAYYKEHGNIIVNLMRQNPILDAKTKVRKRYSPEWIWKNQLEPLLE